Proteins encoded within one genomic window of Granulicella pectinivorans:
- a CDS encoding DegT/DnrJ/EryC1/StrS family aminotransferase has product MTPAKVTPVPMLDFSRQFATIREEVLAAVETVLTSQRFILGPEVESFERSAALSCGVPHAIGCASGTDALWLAMAAAGVGPGDAVVTSPFSFFATVSSILRCGARPVLADIDPQTFNLSPQTVGELLRGGETIKAVLPVHLYGQCADWDAFSTLREEFGVTLVEDAAQAFGAEWRGVKAGALGASAAFSFYPTKNLAAVGDAGLVTTSSESIDERVRSLRAHGMKRRYYHDEVGWNSRLDTIQAAVLEVKLKYLPEGNRKRRALAAGYAEMFAAAGLTGKGIVLPFEDSRGTHVYHQYVIRAPKRDALRAFLAERKIGTEVYYPLSLHQQVSLVDLGYKTGDFPESERAAEEVLALPMYPELRSDEQEIVVGAIAEFFR; this is encoded by the coding sequence GTGACGCCCGCAAAAGTTACCCCCGTTCCGATGCTCGATTTCAGCCGCCAGTTCGCGACCATTCGCGAGGAGGTTTTGGCCGCGGTCGAGACAGTCTTGACCTCCCAACGCTTCATCCTCGGTCCCGAAGTAGAGTCGTTTGAGCGCTCCGCCGCCCTGTCCTGCGGCGTTCCCCACGCCATTGGATGCGCCAGCGGCACGGATGCGTTGTGGCTGGCCATGGCCGCCGCCGGGGTCGGCCCCGGAGACGCGGTCGTGACCAGCCCGTTCAGTTTTTTCGCTACGGTCAGCTCCATCCTCCGCTGTGGTGCCCGCCCGGTTCTGGCTGACATCGACCCGCAGACGTTCAACCTGTCTCCACAGACTGTGGGCGAACTGTTGCGTGGCGGGGAGACGATCAAGGCTGTTCTGCCGGTGCATCTCTATGGCCAGTGCGCAGACTGGGATGCCTTCTCCACGTTGCGCGAGGAATTTGGCGTGACGCTGGTCGAAGACGCCGCCCAGGCCTTTGGCGCGGAATGGCGTGGTGTGAAGGCTGGTGCTCTCGGGGCCTCGGCTGCATTTTCGTTCTATCCCACCAAGAATCTCGCGGCGGTTGGCGATGCGGGCCTCGTGACGACCTCATCCGAATCCATCGACGAGCGCGTGCGCAGCCTTCGCGCCCATGGCATGAAGCGCCGTTACTATCACGATGAGGTCGGCTGGAACTCCCGTCTCGACACTATTCAGGCTGCCGTTCTCGAGGTGAAGCTGAAGTACCTGCCGGAAGGCAACCGCAAGCGGCGGGCCCTGGCCGCGGGCTACGCGGAGATGTTCGCAGCGGCCGGTTTGACGGGAAAGGGAATCGTCCTCCCGTTCGAGGACTCTCGCGGCACGCACGTGTACCACCAGTACGTGATCCGGGCTCCGAAACGGGATGCCCTCCGTGCTTTCTTGGCCGAGCGGAAGATCGGCACGGAGGTCTACTACCCCTTGTCGCTTCATCAGCAGGTCTCGCTGGTCGACCTCGGCTACAAAACGGGAGACTTTCCCGAGTCGGAGCGTGCGGCGGAAGAAGTCCTCGCTCTGCCGATGTATCCGGAGTTGCGGAGCGACGAGCAGGAGATCGTTGTCGGCGCGATTGCGGAGTTTTTCCGCTAG
- the hfq gene encoding RNA chaperone Hfq codes for MDSKPAQNIQDTFLNTVRKDKSPITIYLVSGVKLTGKIRSFDKYSVLLENNSQEQLIFKHAISTVVSGRSASHGEGKSEPRHSSISHAPAPVHVHEPVSAATDH; via the coding sequence ATGGATTCAAAGCCAGCACAGAATATCCAGGACACCTTTCTCAACACGGTCCGCAAAGACAAGAGCCCCATCACCATCTACCTGGTCAGTGGCGTGAAGCTCACCGGCAAGATCCGGTCCTTCGACAAATACTCCGTGCTGCTTGAAAACAACAGCCAGGAGCAACTGATCTTCAAACACGCCATCTCCACGGTGGTCAGTGGCCGTTCCGCCAGCCACGGCGAAGGCAAGTCCGAACCGCGGCACAGCTCCATCAGCCATGCTCCTGCTCCCGTGCATGTGCATGAGCCGGTCTCCGCTGCCACCGATCATTGA
- the hflX gene encoding GTPase HflX: MRKKKSPQHEEEQTKRPQRRSLVEAAEAQEAAIAARERRSLTEHQQSELAVLVAVEFTADQKRKKLTTAARLARDTAALLAGEDPAAENIHDLDFDASRAEFEELARSAGATIATTIVQRRQKPDPGSLVGQGKLDEIVEIVTSTGASLVLFDHDLTPSQLRNIEARMPCHVIDRSQLILDIFARHARTREGQLQVELAQLEYQLPRLSGRGRAMSQTGGGIGTRGPGETQLETDRRKINIRIDRIKEQLEAVRRIRRQQRQRREAVPVPVVALVGYTNAGKSTLFNALTEAGVLESARMFATLDPKLRQLTLPSRRKILLSDTVGFIRNLPHQLVTSFRATLEEVERAEILLHIQDASSEMRDEQKAQVEKVLAELEVKGKTVLQVLNKIDLVGPRERENLSNIPGDILVSGLAKVGLPALIAAIDDALVVDPLIQSRLRLPQSEGAILASLEAGAVIETKRFEGNLVFLEVRGPASLLNRYRRFRERSGRETEVVA, encoded by the coding sequence TTGCGTAAAAAGAAATCTCCGCAGCACGAAGAAGAACAGACCAAGCGTCCACAGCGGCGCTCACTCGTCGAAGCCGCCGAAGCCCAGGAAGCCGCCATTGCGGCCCGCGAACGCCGTTCGCTCACCGAACATCAGCAGTCCGAGCTCGCCGTGCTGGTCGCGGTGGAGTTCACGGCCGACCAGAAGCGCAAGAAGCTTACTACCGCTGCGCGACTCGCCCGCGACACCGCTGCCCTGCTGGCCGGCGAGGACCCTGCCGCCGAAAACATCCATGACCTCGACTTCGACGCCTCGCGCGCCGAGTTCGAGGAGCTTGCCCGCTCCGCCGGGGCGACCATCGCGACCACCATCGTGCAGCGCCGCCAGAAGCCCGATCCCGGCTCCCTGGTGGGCCAGGGCAAGCTGGACGAGATCGTTGAGATCGTGACCTCCACGGGGGCGTCGCTTGTCCTCTTCGACCACGACCTCACGCCGTCGCAGCTCCGTAATATCGAAGCGCGCATGCCCTGCCACGTCATCGACCGGTCGCAGCTCATCCTGGACATCTTCGCCCGGCACGCCAGGACGCGTGAGGGCCAATTGCAGGTCGAGCTCGCCCAGCTCGAATACCAGCTTCCCCGCCTCTCCGGACGCGGTCGCGCCATGAGCCAGACCGGCGGCGGTATCGGCACCCGCGGACCGGGCGAAACCCAGCTCGAGACCGACCGCCGCAAGATCAACATCCGCATCGATCGCATCAAGGAGCAGCTCGAGGCGGTCCGGCGGATTCGCCGTCAGCAGAGGCAGCGGCGCGAGGCGGTCCCAGTACCGGTAGTTGCCCTGGTGGGTTACACCAACGCCGGTAAGTCCACGCTGTTCAATGCGTTGACCGAGGCGGGCGTGCTGGAATCGGCGCGGATGTTCGCCACGCTCGACCCAAAGCTGCGTCAGCTTACGCTTCCCTCGCGACGGAAGATCCTGCTTTCGGACACGGTCGGATTTATCCGCAATCTGCCACACCAGCTCGTCACCAGCTTCCGGGCCACGCTTGAGGAGGTAGAGCGGGCGGAGATTCTGTTGCATATCCAGGATGCCTCGTCCGAGATGCGCGATGAGCAGAAGGCACAGGTGGAGAAGGTCCTCGCCGAGCTGGAGGTCAAAGGAAAGACGGTTCTGCAGGTGCTGAACAAGATCGACCTCGTCGGTCCGCGCGAACGTGAAAATCTGTCGAATATCCCCGGCGACATCCTTGTCTCCGGGCTTGCGAAGGTGGGTCTTCCGGCATTGATTGCCGCCATCGACGACGCGCTGGTGGTGGACCCCCTGATCCAGTCGCGCCTCCGGCTTCCGCAGTCCGAAGGCGCGATTCTGGCGTCGCTCGAGGCAGGGGCCGTGATTGAAACGAAGCGTTTTGAGGGAAATCTGGTCTTCCTGGAGGTGCGCGGGCCGGCTTCCCTGCTCAATCGCTACCGCCGTTTTCGGGAGCGTTCCGGGCGAGAAACGGAAGTCGTTGCGTGA
- a CDS encoding ATP synthase F0 subunit B, producing MDQILNQLGDLVLGSVPTMILFILLVIAYGLLVRRPLDKVLAERRARTSGAIEQAKGAISAAEAETKVYEDKLRAARSEIFSAREAKLKQWNAERDAALEEARTATQQRVAAARAEIERTAATARQQIEALSEALSEQVMRAVLPAGISTEATQ from the coding sequence ATGGATCAGATTCTCAATCAACTCGGTGATCTTGTGCTCGGCTCCGTGCCGACCATGATCTTGTTCATCCTCCTCGTCATCGCGTACGGCCTTCTCGTGCGCCGGCCCTTGGACAAGGTCCTGGCCGAGCGCCGCGCCCGCACCTCGGGTGCTATCGAGCAGGCCAAGGGAGCCATCTCCGCTGCGGAAGCCGAGACCAAGGTTTACGAAGACAAGCTGCGCGCTGCCCGCTCGGAGATCTTCTCCGCGCGCGAAGCCAAGCTGAAGCAGTGGAATGCCGAGCGCGATGCCGCCCTCGAAGAGGCTCGTACCGCCACGCAGCAGCGCGTTGCCGCAGCCCGCGCCGAGATCGAGCGCACGGCTGCCACCGCCCGCCAGCAGATCGAAGCCCTCTCCGAAGCCCTGAGCGAACAGGTGATGCGCGCCGTTCTTCCCGCGGGCATCTCCACGGAGGCCACCCAGTAA
- a CDS encoding ATP synthase F0 subunit B, with protein MRLSFAIKNSLRIAFVAALFFGTLPFAHAMQEAPEHVTASGAKSTPEAAGPEQKKEAEDENDAYLKSPSVQKFGKLFGLNAEQAATTFTVVNFVVLAGLVGLFLVKTLPKTFRDRNSAIQKHLVDARTATEEASARLNSVEERLSKLDAQISAMKTQSEADSVKDEARIKASVEDEKAKILAAAEQEISAATIHAQRQIQKYAAELAIEQAARKLTISAETDRLLVQNFARNLGADESKEGQN; from the coding sequence ATGCGCCTCTCCTTTGCAATCAAGAATTCCCTCCGCATCGCCTTCGTCGCGGCTCTTTTCTTCGGCACACTCCCCTTCGCACACGCGATGCAGGAAGCTCCCGAGCACGTCACCGCTTCGGGCGCGAAGTCCACTCCCGAGGCCGCCGGCCCCGAGCAGAAGAAGGAAGCCGAGGACGAGAACGACGCGTACCTGAAGTCGCCTTCGGTGCAGAAGTTCGGCAAGCTGTTCGGTCTCAACGCCGAGCAGGCGGCAACCACCTTCACGGTCGTGAACTTCGTGGTGCTCGCAGGTCTGGTTGGCCTCTTCCTGGTGAAGACGCTGCCGAAGACCTTCCGGGATCGCAACTCCGCCATCCAGAAGCACCTCGTCGACGCCCGCACGGCCACCGAAGAGGCCTCCGCCCGTCTGAACAGTGTGGAAGAGCGCCTGTCGAAACTGGATGCTCAGATCTCCGCGATGAAGACTCAGTCCGAGGCCGATTCGGTCAAGGATGAGGCGCGCATCAAGGCTTCGGTTGAGGATGAGAAGGCCAAGATCCTCGCCGCCGCCGAACAGGAGATCTCCGCCGCCACGATTCATGCGCAGCGTCAGATTCAGAAGTACGCCGCCGAGCTTGCCATCGAGCAGGCCGCGCGCAAGCTCACGATCTCGGCCGAGACGGACCGTCTTCTGGTGCAGAACTTTGCCCGCAACCTCGGCGCGGATGAGTCGAAGGAAGGGCAGAACTAA
- the atpH gene encoding ATP synthase F1 subunit delta, producing MSTVSLRYAHAFGDVARSAHLDAQLAKQQLEDFSGTLLGSPELHEFLGNPSIAAPEKLKIVDAVTSKIGVYPQVRNFIAVIMTHERLHDLPEIIAEFAAFADEAASITDAEVTTARPLNDADRVELEARISALAGGAIRTAYHQDSTLLGGVVVRIGSTVYDGSVRAQLQQLKTKLINA from the coding sequence ATGTCGACCGTCTCCCTTCGCTACGCCCACGCTTTTGGCGATGTCGCCAGGTCAGCCCATCTCGACGCCCAGCTTGCCAAGCAGCAGTTGGAAGACTTCTCCGGTACGCTGCTCGGAAGCCCTGAGTTGCATGAGTTCCTTGGCAATCCGTCGATTGCGGCACCGGAGAAGCTCAAGATCGTCGATGCCGTCACGAGCAAGATCGGTGTCTATCCGCAGGTTCGCAACTTCATTGCGGTCATCATGACGCATGAGCGCTTGCACGATCTGCCGGAGATCATCGCGGAGTTCGCAGCATTCGCCGACGAGGCCGCTTCGATCACCGACGCTGAAGTCACTACGGCCCGCCCCTTGAACGATGCCGACCGCGTCGAGCTCGAGGCACGCATCAGTGCGCTGGCCGGCGGGGCGATTCGCACCGCGTACCATCAGGATTCCACCCTGCTCGGCGGAGTTGTCGTCCGTATCGGATCCACCGTGTATGACGGATCCGTCAGGGCGCAGTTGCAGCAGTTGAAGACAAAGCTGATCAACGCATAA
- the atpA gene encoding F0F1 ATP synthase subunit alpha: MAQIKADEITELLRQQIESYEQKIQVDEVGTVISLGDGIARVHGLDKVMAGELIEFPHGVAGLAMNLDEDQVGAVLLGDYTELSEGDQVKRTGKIMSVPVGKAMIGRVVNALGAPIDDKGPIETTEFLPVERLAPGVIDRQGVTEPMATGIKAIDMMIPIGRGQRELIIGDRQTGKTAILLDTIINSAKNNLICIYCAIGQKRSSVAQVVQTLEENGAMAYTIVVAATASEPAPMQYLAPFAATAIGEYFRDNGMHALVMYDDLSKHAASYREISLLLRRPPGREAYPGDVFYLHSRLLERSSKLSDKLGGGSLTALPVIETQAGDVSAYIPTNVISITDGQIFLETDLFNSGIRPAVNVGLSVSRVGFAAAYKSTKQVGATMKLDLAQYRELAAFSQFGSDLDKVTLQQLNRGQRLTELLKQPQYQPLPAEKQTAILFAGVNGLLDDVEVKDLRAFEDGFFPWIESAQPAILEEIKTKKEFDKPGVLKGKLTDAIKEYKANFLAGLKDKAVAK, translated from the coding sequence ATGGCACAGATCAAGGCAGATGAGATAACCGAGCTGCTTCGTCAGCAGATCGAAAGCTACGAACAGAAGATTCAGGTCGACGAAGTCGGCACCGTCATTTCTCTGGGCGACGGTATCGCTCGCGTACACGGTCTCGACAAGGTCATGGCCGGCGAACTCATCGAGTTCCCCCACGGCGTTGCGGGTCTCGCCATGAACCTCGACGAGGACCAGGTCGGTGCCGTGCTTCTGGGCGACTACACCGAGCTCTCCGAAGGCGATCAGGTCAAGCGTACGGGCAAGATTATGTCCGTGCCGGTTGGCAAGGCGATGATCGGCCGCGTCGTGAACGCGCTCGGCGCGCCCATCGACGACAAGGGCCCCATCGAGACGACCGAGTTCCTTCCCGTTGAGCGTCTCGCTCCCGGCGTGATCGATCGTCAGGGCGTCACCGAGCCCATGGCCACCGGCATCAAGGCCATCGACATGATGATTCCGATCGGCCGCGGCCAGCGTGAGCTCATCATCGGCGATCGCCAGACCGGCAAGACCGCCATCCTGCTCGACACCATCATCAATTCCGCGAAGAACAACCTGATCTGCATCTACTGCGCCATCGGCCAGAAGCGCTCGTCGGTTGCCCAGGTGGTGCAGACGCTCGAAGAGAACGGCGCGATGGCGTACACCATCGTCGTGGCCGCGACTGCCTCCGAGCCCGCTCCGATGCAGTATCTGGCACCATTTGCCGCAACCGCCATCGGCGAGTACTTCCGCGACAACGGCATGCACGCGCTGGTGATGTACGACGATCTTTCCAAGCACGCCGCTTCGTACCGCGAGATTTCTCTGCTCCTCCGCCGTCCGCCAGGGCGCGAAGCATACCCCGGAGACGTGTTCTACCTGCATTCCCGACTTCTGGAGCGCAGCTCCAAGCTTTCCGATAAGCTCGGCGGCGGTTCGCTCACTGCCCTGCCCGTCATCGAGACGCAGGCCGGCGACGTTTCGGCTTATATTCCGACCAACGTGATCTCGATCACCGACGGACAGATCTTCCTCGAGACCGATCTCTTCAACTCGGGTATCCGTCCCGCCGTCAACGTCGGTCTTTCCGTATCGCGCGTCGGTTTCGCCGCTGCCTACAAGTCCACCAAACAGGTCGGTGCGACGATGAAGCTCGATCTCGCGCAGTATCGCGAGCTCGCCGCCTTCTCGCAGTTCGGCTCGGATCTCGACAAGGTAACGCTGCAGCAGCTCAACCGCGGCCAGCGCCTCACCGAACTTCTGAAGCAGCCCCAGTACCAGCCGCTCCCTGCCGAAAAGCAGACGGCAATCCTGTTCGCCGGCGTCAATGGCCTGCTCGACGATGTTGAGGTCAAGGACCTTCGCGCCTTCGAGGATGGCTTTTTCCCCTGGATCGAGAGCGCACAGCCCGCGATTCTGGAAGAGATCAAGACGAAGAAGGAGTTCGATAAGCCCGGCGTGCTCAAGGGCAAATTGACCGACGCGATCAAGGAGTACAAGGCGAATTTCCTCGCAGGTCTCAAGGATAAGGCGGTCGCGAAGTAA
- a CDS encoding F0F1 ATP synthase subunit gamma, producing MANVLDLRRRIRSVKNTRQITKAMKMVSAAKLRRAQERAMQARPYAQMLTNVLESLVRRTDLYNAQTGEIVHPLLAEREEKNVLLLVIAGDKGFAGGFNSNIGKAAQKFFLERTAAGQNVDLEPIGKKAVGFYKKRFPAANYEKTEEHYDNELSTHYETIRHRVEQIEVTGEHLDLLGKTEFDVVTKLAHSIIERYERTEIDAVYLVYNEFKSVIQQRVVVEKLLPIRKLGSHEITAAENMSEEQRDAAAKSAASEGISVNEPEESVMEKEAKKFGNADVDYIFDQSPEQLFKHLMPRYVATQIFHALLESVAAEHAARMTATDAATKNAGDLIDSLSLTMNRVRQAAITKEIIEIVSGAAAL from the coding sequence ATGGCAAACGTCCTCGATCTACGTCGCCGCATCCGCAGTGTGAAGAACACGCGGCAGATCACCAAGGCCATGAAGATGGTCTCGGCGGCCAAGCTGCGCCGCGCACAGGAGCGTGCCATGCAGGCACGACCCTACGCGCAGATGCTCACGAACGTGCTTGAGTCGCTGGTCCGCCGTACCGACCTGTACAACGCCCAGACGGGCGAGATCGTTCACCCGCTCCTGGCCGAGCGTGAAGAGAAAAACGTCCTGCTGCTCGTCATCGCTGGTGACAAGGGCTTCGCGGGCGGCTTCAACTCGAACATCGGCAAGGCCGCGCAGAAGTTCTTCCTGGAGCGTACCGCTGCGGGACAGAACGTCGACCTCGAGCCCATCGGCAAGAAGGCTGTCGGCTTTTACAAGAAGCGCTTCCCTGCCGCCAACTACGAGAAGACGGAAGAGCACTACGACAACGAGCTCTCCACGCACTACGAGACGATCCGTCATCGTGTGGAGCAGATCGAAGTCACCGGTGAACACCTCGACCTTCTTGGCAAGACCGAGTTCGATGTCGTCACGAAGCTCGCTCACTCGATCATCGAGCGCTATGAGCGGACCGAGATCGACGCCGTCTACCTGGTCTATAACGAGTTCAAATCGGTCATCCAGCAGCGCGTCGTCGTCGAGAAGCTTCTGCCGATCCGCAAGCTGGGGTCGCATGAGATCACCGCCGCTGAGAATATGAGCGAGGAGCAGCGCGACGCGGCGGCAAAGTCCGCAGCCTCTGAAGGCATCAGCGTCAACGAGCCTGAAGAGTCGGTGATGGAGAAGGAAGCGAAGAAGTTCGGCAACGCCGACGTCGATTACATCTTCGACCAGTCGCCGGAGCAGCTCTTCAAGCACCTCATGCCTCGCTACGTGGCCACGCAGATCTTCCACGCCCTCCTGGAGAGCGTGGCAGCCGAGCACGCCGCCCGCATGACCGCAACCGACGCCGCCACCAAGAACGCCGGCGACCTCATCGATTCCCTGTCGCTCACCATGAACCGCGTGCGCCAGGCAGCAATCACCAAGGAAATCATCGAAATCGTAAGTGGCGCAGCAGCGCTATAA